The genomic window TGAACTGTGGTCCggccatacaatggaacattctACAGGTTTTCAAAAGAACGAGGAAGATTTCTATCCAACTGATAAGGAAAGAGTTCCAAGATGTGCAGACAAAAAAGCAAATTGTTAAACAACATTATAGAATGATCCcagttataaatttttaaaaatatctataatatgtacatataatttatacacacacgtgtgtgtgtacgcacgCGTGTACCTACATTTATATGGGCATTTCAAGAAAGAATACCAAGAAACTAGGTAATGGGATTGAGAGAGGGGCATGTTTACGCTTCACTTCACAACACTGAGAACCATACTTTATTCCAGTGAGCaaacttttcacttaaaaaaaataaaataaaagaacaacattgaaaattaatttgcggggcacctgggtggctcagtcagttaagcggccgacttcggctcaggtcatgatctcgcggtcggtgagttcaagccccgcgtcaggctctgtgctgacagctcagagcctggagcctgtttccgattctgtgtctccctctctctctctgaccctcccccgttcatgctctgtctctctctgtctcaaaaataaataaacattaaaaaaaaatattaaaaaaaaaaaaaagaaaattaatttgcttactgagggagaaaaaaagcaccttgattaaaaaaagagtattgaCAAAAGAAAGTTTCCACTGCATTCTAAAACTGGCAGCAGATAGAAAAACCCTGtacatatattaaaagaaacagtCCACTGTGCAAGAACAAAATTTAACTGAGATTCAGGGTTATGTTCAATCCTATCAGAGATCTATTAATTACCGGCTTCTGAAAGTATCCACCTTATCTGCAAAGTAAAAGAACTGAGACTTTCACCTTCAGTTTCaaatattgctttttatttttaaagtacttaaaaaCTTACTGAATTTATACAATATTGACCTAATAAGCAATAGAAataatacaattgatttttaaatttccaccaTTTGGTGTTTCATTTtgattatgtatttcatttttaaaacttgggttAAAAATAACACTGCAAAAAAACCTTGAACATCTTTACATCTCCTCAGATTCTCACTACCACACCACAAAGCAATACAAATTAAAGATCAAAATTCCAACATGAAGcaacttttagaaataatttctgaaGGACAGATTAAAATTACAGCAAGACTTTGCAccagaaagagatttaaaattcaaaagacaaCACAACAGCTGAGATTGGCGGAGGGGACATAAGTTCAGAGGCAAAGGGGACCAAAAAGTAAAGGTGAGAAGTACTTTATATGTGACCTTTCCCTCAAAGTTCTGACTAGCATAGAGTATCTTTTTATGACACAGGCAGCCATGCtgagtgattttatttatctatttattttttgtgagtgacagagcacaagcaggggaagagagagagagagagagagagagagaggcactgaATTcaaggcagcctccaggctctgagctgtcagcacagagcccaacgcaaggctcgaacccaggaactgcgagatcataacctgagctgaagtcggacccttaagccacccaggcgccccatgagtggTTTTAAAAGAGTGGgtcaggtgcctggctggctcagtcatttgagtgtctgactcttgatctctgctcaggtcatgacctgggggttcgtgagttagagtcccatgttaggctctgagctgacagtgtgagcctgcgtgagattctgtctctgcccctcctccgctcatacacatgcactctctctctcaaaataaaataaactttaaaaataaaaaataaaaaaacagaaagaaaaagcgTATTTTCCCACACACTGCAGGCAGGAGTATAAAACGATATCATCTTTTTGAAGAGCACTTTGGAATTACCTATGCAAATTACAAATCCACATGCCCTTTGACCCTATGTCTTAACTTTCAGGAGTTTATCCTatggataaaaggaaaataatgtacATGTACAAggatattcattgcagcattctCTATAGATGAGACAACATAAATGTccaaaaattatgagacattcatacagtggaatattatacagctgCATAAAATAACTGGGTAGCTCTTTATAGACTTATACAGAACAATCTCCAAGACATGTTGGTTAGTTTGAAAAGGAAGTTTCAGAAAAGTATTATTGTActgtttttgttgtgttgtttgtAAATATCTATGATATGTTTGTAAGTACATAAAATGTCTCTAAAATGACACACAAAATCAAGTAACTTTGGTTACATCTAGGGAAAAGAAGTAAATGCCCAGGAGATGGAGAAAGGCTTGCTTTTATAGCGTCTGGACTTTAAACCATTATTTATATGATTATTAATCACCTAGAACAAATCAATTTAAAAGGAACATATTcatggggtacctaggtggctcaatcagttaagcgtggactcttgatttcagcttaggtcatgatctcacgattcatgagtttaagccccatgtcgggctctgtgctgacagtgcagagcctgcttgggattctctctctctccctctctctctctctctctctctcaagacaaataaataaaccttaaaaaaaaagatcatattcATACAGAAAAAACTTTCAAATTATTGATTTGGAAGACCTCTCAAGATTTCTTCCAAACTTGAGATTGTATGCTATTCTAATATTTCaaagattaataaaaagaaatcctatgCTTATCTTTATTCCTTTTGCAAAATCACTACCTAATAAACAATCATTCCTTGATTTAACagactttttttctcattcttagcACAAGATCCTGTCCTCCTCAACTAAGAGTTCCACCAGCTGAAGCCCACAGCCTTACCCCACACAGCTCTTCAATCTATGCAACAGAAGATATCATCCTGGAAGGCTGTATTTTGAATTATAATATAAACAGTAGACATTTATTGTGtcgaaataattttttttctaaaagatgcCGTCATAATAAATAGTATAGAATTTAGCTGCCTTCTAGGCCTTTTCCTCTCATCTAGTTTAGAAACAAGGACatgtttatatgaaaaaataactaCCATGCTAGGAAGGACattatagatggcaaataagtagAACAAATAAGAAATCCCCcaagaaattcaaaagaaaacatcacaTCTACTCAGGTAGGCAGGAAAGgcttcaaaaaagaaacagaatctaAGTTGGGCTTGACGGATGATTCAATTTCGACAGGCAAGGGACTGCACAGTAAGGAACATTCGGGTGGGTTCAGGAACGAGTGAGCAGGCCAGTATGGACAAATGGAGCCGGCAAGTGACAGGGAGTACTCCTAGCTCCTGGAAGTCCAAGTACTCAGTCCCTGATGCCTGTATCCTTCCAATGTCCTGGATTAATTATGAGTCTTTCTAATATTTTCCAGAGAGatcatttcttctccattcttaCCACCTCAGAGCAATCCTTCCCTCTGCAAAGATCTCCAAACTCATCCTCCTGTTTCCAATCTTCCCCATCCCCAGTTCGCAGTGCACAACTCATGACActcatgattttatatacataaccTACTTACCCCAACCCTGCCAACAGCTAACTACTGCctatgaaataaaatcattatccTTCTCATTTGAGGCTTTCTAACATCTGCTGTGCCTCCACCTCTCACTCAATCATTGGACTCACACTCCCTAAACATAATATGCAAATTTCATGCCTATGCCCCTGCTGTTCTCTTTACCTGGAAAATTCTCCTTATTATGTTCTCAGGTGGAGCACACCTGGTTGTAAAGGTTGTGAATACAGTTTTTATAAATGacaaccacccccccaccactgTTGGGCAGTGCACAACCTCTGCAACCTTCCAAAGATGACTTGTTTCCATCCCCTTCCACTTTGAAGGCCAGACTGTATCCCAGAACAACTCAATTGTTAATCAATTGTGCCTCTCATTCCGACATCAGCAATTTGACaccttttctttagaaaacaacCAGGAAAAAAGTTACAATATTTGGAGTACGAACAGTGCCTTAAACAGCACATACTCAAAAAAGATGCTTGCAAATGATGACAGGATAAGTCAAGAAAGGCAGATTGTGGGTAACCCATAAAAAGCTTTGAAGgacaagaaaaatgttttggcTTTATTTGGTAGGTGCCAAATATGGTCAGATGATcagaatgatgttttaaaaagtctaattTCGGCAAACACAAGCAAGCAGGGTTTGAGAGACTATTGTCAAAGCACCAGCGTAGAGGCCCTGTCAGTTGGAGGAGGCCTATGGGAGGCTCCCTCTGTGACTTCCAGCCTCCTCAGCTCCTTCAGTTTACCTGTTTGGGATTACAGAGGTTGATTTTCATACCTACGCTTGGAGTGTGAAGCTTAAAACTGGGCCATTAAGCCAAGAAAAAACATGCTTTTGCCTGAAATATCTGGGTATCTAGGAAACAGTTCTGACTTGAATAATTATACACATAcgtaaaatacatatacacaaatcaagaattcctcttcttccttcacttCTTTTGCAGACTCAGGAAGTCTAACTCAATTCTCCTGTTTCCTTTGCTAATGCAGCTTGAACTTTCACTAACCTTAGAATTCCACAATTACTAGTGAATCATTTCAAGGCTCATTGTCTTATGGTTTCCTAAAAGAATCAAGgacatttatgtatttaggtatataaattaatttcattgtACTGATGAGTACCAAATAAGTAATTCTTATCTGTAAATCAAAAACTCAGAACCTAATACATTACACACAATTAGTCTACTAATGAATTTCCTTTTAACGCATGTATCTTGGATTTCATGCCAAGATATCACTATATCGGTAATGGACTCTGTGGTACTAGGCAATTTTATTTAcctcttacattaaaaaacaatcttcACTCTCCAAAGGAAGACTATTATGTGGAACTAATGCACTGTAACATCAAGGCATATAATACCACCGGAAACATACACATCTCTATCAGGAAAAGATTATCAGGcacaacctaattttaaaaatgaatgaaaggagaaaaataaataaataaggaaataaatatgaatgGACGAGGCATCTTAAAACAGTGTCAAAGGTAAAACAGAATATACAATCTTGTGTTTGTGCCCCCAAGAGACTGTTTCCCTTCAAAGCCAACTTTACTGTTTATTCCTCCTACCAAATACGCAAAATGAACTCACTAGCTCTAAAAACAGAAGTGTGTTATCTCTATTGAAAGGTAAACATGATCTaaggaaagattaaaatattttccttttatcccaataaagtggaaaaaaaaaaaaaagattagtccAATAATGTTTCTGGATTTGGGGCGgtttaaatgtttcttcttttccaaggtAGTGATTTTTTCCCTCCCCACACTGAAGACCCTTCTGAAAGCCACAGTTGTATCTTTGGTACCAAGCAGTGAACAGGTGCTTTGCTAACTACATACTTtgtaggaaaagaagagagaaaagggcagacaTCCATTATTTAGAGTCttttgttgttaatctctttGATAATACAATTCCATTAAAGTACATATTATGTAGAGTGTTTAGAATGTGTGGCCAGTGCATAGTAAACCACATTTCACCATAACAATACTTCCATCTTTTCAACCACCAAAAATTGGCAAATAATTCAAACTGCTCTTAGTCCAAGGTTAAATTGTAATGCTAAcaataaaagtttaaagaaatctAATTAGTTGCTATTTGCTCAAAAGTAAACTAAAAGATGGGAGGCTTGTTTATCTCTACCTGCCCTTCCCCATGCCTAGCGACTCGCCCTCAAGAAGGGagtgtaggggcgcctaggtggctcagtcgattaagcatccaacctcagctcgggtcatgatttccccgtttgtgagttcgagccccacgtcgggctctgtgctgacagcctagaggctgcttcagattctgtgtctcccattctctccctctccccctctctcactctgtctttcaagggtaaatacatgttaaaagatttaaaaaaaaaaaaaaaaaaaaaaagaggggagtcTAGTGTAAGGACCAGAGCCGCCTGGTCCCAGGTAAATAGGGAGTGGGAGTGAGGACAAACCCATCCCCTGCCTGGCCTCGCCTGGGGCCCCGCCTGGGGCCTCGCTGGGCCGGGAACCTAGCCTGGCTCGGCAGCCCGGAGGCAAATAGGACGGAGACGGGACCGACGGACGGGACGGACAGACGCGACAGGACGGACGGGACGGGCAGAGAAGCAGTGCGTCCTACCCGGAGGGCTCCCTCCCAGGGCCGGCGGAGTACCTGCTCCGGTCATCCAGGCTGCGGTTATCGGCCGCCGCGGCGCGCCAGTCGGGCAGTGTGCTGGCGCACAGCACCACCATGGACACGATCACGAACACTACCGACACGCTGGCCAGGATCTGCGCGGCCAGAGACGACGTGGGCTCCTCGAAGGTCCGCCGCATGCGCTCGAGCCAGCGCCTGGAGGGGGCCGCCTCGGCACCGCCCGGTCGCACCTCGTCGCGGCCCAGGGCGCCGGGCTCGTCGGCCGAGTAGAAGGTGTAGGTGTCGGACATGCGGTCGTCGAGGCGGCGCTGGCAGCAGTACTCTAGGTGCGCGCCTTCCAGGCCCCAGTAGATCATCTCGTTGTAAAATGAGAGCTCGCACATCCGCGGCGCGAAGCGCAGCTTTCCGTGGCCGCGCACGTAGAGCAGGATGAAGCCGAAGGCCTCCGAGTGCCGGTCGAAGAAGTACTCGTTGCGTTCGCGGTCGTAGTCGTCGCACACCTCCAGCACGTCGCGCTCAGAGCGGCAGCCGTGCAGCCGGCTCACGCGGCGCAGCGGGAAGTCCTTCAGCAGCTCCCGGGACAGCGAGTACCGGGCGCCGCCCACGTTCAGCACCACCGAGGCCGCCCCGCTGCGCCCGAAGGTCATGGCTGGCCGCCCCGAGGCCCCGAGGCCCgaggccgccgccgccccccccccccccccggtcgcCGCGCGGGGCCTGCCTGCCGTTGGCCGACGGGGGAGCGCGCCGTCGGGGCCCGCGGGCTGGCCGGCCGGCTCTCGCTGCGGGCTCCGCTCCTGTCCTTCGCCGACCCGGAGACCCCTCGGCTCTAGCCTCCTCCGCGGCCAGGCGTTGCTGCTAGCGACGCTCCCTCGGCGCGGCGGTACCTGCAGGTGGCCGGGGAGTCCCCTCAGGCGTCAGCGCTGCGCCCCGTTGGCTGGGAATGAGACTGTcagcgcctgggggggggggggggtgccccccTGCGAGGCCAGGGTGTCCTTTCAAAGCGGCGGCGCTGTGCCCCCCGTgaggggcgcgggcggcgggcggaGGCACCGGTGCGGGATGGCTTACGGTCCCCGGCGCTCCCTCTGGCCGCGGTTCCGGCAACCGCCCCGCCGCCGTCCAGAGGCGAGGCAAAGTGAGCGGGTTCGGAGGCGGCGGAGAGCCGGCTCCgcgaggcgggggcggggcctcctcGCGGTTCCCCCTCCTCGCCTCCCGGCTCAGCTCGGCTCACCTCCCTCCACGCGCCGCCCTCCTCTGCCCACCCGCGCCCGCACCTCCTGGGCCCGCTCGGCTGGGATTCCCCGGCGCCCCGCCCTGGACCTCGGGCTCCCCGCCTCGTGACGCCGTCCTCCCCCTCCGCTCCCGCCCTCTGCGGCCAGGAGTGGTCCGCGGGGCGGGGAAGGGAGCAACGGggagccccgggggtgggggcggctaaGCCCCGCGGCCGGGGTGCCTGCTCCCGCGTGCCACCCGGGGCCATCAGGATGACTTGGGCGGCCCCCTTTTaaccgctccccccccccccccccgccaaatggAGGCGGCAGGAGGGTAAGGAGGGGTGAGGACTGGGGTGCAGGATTTGAGGAGCGGGGGCAGACGGCGTTTGGAGAGCTTTTTCCAGAAACTATCCGGAACCCAGCGCAGTTTCTGAGAGCGCCCCAAGGGATTTCTCAAAGAAGGCACCCCAGCAATTGCTTTTCTTGACGACTTGCTTTCCTCTGGCGGCACGGAGACCCGCATACCGCTCTAAAGGCGACCATACACCCCAGCACCCAGGCTCGTTGTCGCCCTCCCGCCTGTCCTCCCGCGGAAGGGAggggccccacccccagcgtTGTGGGGCGCGGGTCCTAAAAGGGCGCCTACGTGTACCGCTCCTGGacaccctctccccccccccccccaggacgcTTTCTAGAGTGGAGTGAAAGTCT from Neofelis nebulosa isolate mNeoNeb1 chromosome 9, mNeoNeb1.pri, whole genome shotgun sequence includes these protein-coding regions:
- the KCNG3 gene encoding potassium voltage-gated channel subfamily G member 3 isoform X9 — translated: MTFGRSGAASVVLNVGGARYSLSRELLKDFPLRRVSRLHGCRSERDVLEVCDDYDRERNEYFFDRHSEAFGFILLYVRGHGKLRFAPRMCELSFYNEMIYWGLEGAHLEYCCQRRLDDRMSDTYTFYSADEPGALGRDEVRPGGAEAAPSRRWLERMRRTFEEPTSSLAAQILASVSVVFVIVSMVVLCASTLPDWRAAAADNRSLDDRSRYSAGPGREPSGIIEAICIGWFTAECIVRFIVSKNKCEFVKRPLNIIDLLAITPYYISVLMTVFTGENSQLQRAGVTLRVLRMMRIFWVIKLARHFIGLQTLGLTLKRCYREMVMLLVFICVAMAIFSALSQLLEHGLDLETSNKDFASIPAACCYSSFCAPGDCRPDKVHGGARVKKLPSS
- the KCNG3 gene encoding potassium voltage-gated channel subfamily G member 3 isoform X12, producing MTFGRSGAASVVLNVGGARYSLSRELLKDFPLRRVSRLHGCRSERDVLEVCDDYDRERNEYFFDRHSEAFGFILLYVRGHGKLRFAPRMCELSFYNEMIYWGLEGAHLEYCCQRRLDDRMSDTYTFYSADEPGALGRDEVRPGGAEAAPSRRWLERMRRTFEEPTSSLAAQILASVSVVFVIVSMVVLCASTLPDWRAAAADNRSLDDRSRYSAGPGREPSGIIEAICIGWFTAECIVRFIVSKNKFTHLSVHLVTAGLIKSMEEPG
- the KCNG3 gene encoding potassium voltage-gated channel subfamily G member 3 isoform X10: MTFGRSGAASVVLNVGGARYSLSRELLKDFPLRRVSRLHGCRSERDVLEVCDDYDRERNEYFFDRHSEAFGFILLYVRGHGKLRFAPRMCELSFYNEMIYWGLEGAHLEYCCQRRLDDRMSDTYTFYSADEPGALGRDEVRPGGAEAAPSRRWLERMRRTFEEPTSSLAAQILASVSVVFVIVSMVVLCASTLPDWRAAAADNRSLDDRSRYSAGPGREPSGIIEAICIGWFTAECIVRFIVSKNKCEFVKRPLNIIDLLAITPYYISVLMTVFTGENSQLQRAGVTLRVLRMMRIFWVIKLARHFIGLQTLGLTLKRCYREMVMLLVFICVAMAIFSALSQLLEHGLDLETSNKDFASIPAACCYSSFCAPGDCRPDKVHGEHESST
- the KCNG3 gene encoding potassium voltage-gated channel subfamily G member 3 isoform X11, producing MTFGRSGAASVVLNVGGARYSLSRELLKDFPLRRVSRLHGCRSERDVLEVCDDYDRERNEYFFDRHSEAFGFILLYVRGHGKLRFAPRMCELSFYNEMIYWGLEGAHLEYCCQRRLDDRMSDTYTFYSADEPGALGRDEVRPGGAEAAPSRRWLERMRRTFEEPTSSLAAQILASVSVVFVIVSMVVLCASTLPDWRAAAADNRSLDDRSRYSAGPGREPSGIIEAICIGWFTAECIVRFIVSKNKFTHLSVHLVTAGLIKSMEVAICWSVTSSKDVKKQRWNIILKHLGDAEESSLGPARNGVPQCEQLESQ
- the KCNG3 gene encoding potassium voltage-gated channel subfamily G member 3 isoform X4, with the protein product MTFGRSGAASVVLNVGGARYSLSRELLKDFPLRRVSRLHGCRSERDVLEVCDDYDRERNEYFFDRHSEAFGFILLYVRGHGKLRFAPRMCELSFYNEMIYWGLEGAHLEYCCQRRLDDRMSDTYTFYSADEPGALGRDEVRPGGAEAAPSRRWLERMRRTFEEPTSSLAAQILASVSVVFVIVSMVVLCASTLPDWRAAAADNRSLDDRSRYSAGPGREPSGIIEAICIGWFTAECIVRFIVSKNKCEFVKRPLNIIDLLAITPYYISVLMTVFTGENSQLQRAGVTLRVLRMMRIFWVIKLARHFIGLQTLGLTLKRCYREMVMLLVFICVAMAIFSALSQLLEHGLDLETSNKDFASIPAACWWVIISMTTVGYGDMYPITMPGRILGGVCVVSGIVLLALPITFIYHSFVQCYHELKFRSARYSRSLSAEFLN
- the KCNG3 gene encoding potassium voltage-gated channel subfamily G member 3 isoform X7, with the protein product MTFGRSGAASVVLNVGGARYSLSRELLKDFPLRRVSRLHGCRSERDVLEVCDDYDRERNEYFFDRHSEAFGFILLYVRGHGKLRFAPRMCELSFYNEMIYWGLEGAHLEYCCQRRLDDRMSDTYTFYSADEPGALGRDEVRPGGAEAAPSRRWLERMRRTFEEPTSSLAAQILASVSVVFVIVSMVVLCASTLPDWRAAAADNRSLDDRSRYSAGPGREPSGIIEAICIGWFTAECIVRFIVSKNKCEFVKRPLNIIDLLAITPYYISVLMTVFTGENSQLQRAGVTLRVLRMMRIFWVIKLARHFIGLQTLGLTLKRCYREMVMLLVFICVAMAIFSALSQLLEHGLDLETSNKDFASIPAACCYSSFCAPGDCRPDKVHGGKKEDEHRFIVSNLNLD
- the KCNG3 gene encoding potassium voltage-gated channel subfamily G member 3 isoform X2, with the translated sequence MTFGRSGAASVVLNVGGARYSLSRELLKDFPLRRVSRLHGCRSERDVLEVCDDYDRERNEYFFDRHSEAFGFILLYVRGHGKLRFAPRMCELSFYNEMIYWGLEGAHLEYCCQRRLDDRMSDTYTFYSADEPGALGRDEVRPGGAEAAPSRRWLERMRRTFEEPTSSLAAQILASVSVVFVIVSMVVLCASTLPDWRAAAADNRSLDDRSRYSAGPGREPSGIIEAICIGWFTAECIVRFIVSKNKCEFVKRPLNIIDLLAITPYYISVLMTVFTGENSQLQRAGVTLRVLRMMRIFWVIKLARHFIGLQTLGLTLKRCYREMVMLLVFICVAMAIFSALSQLLEHGLDLETSNKDFASIPAACCCGRIVFPVTHLSVHLVTAGLIKSMEVAICWSVTSSKDVKKQRWNIILKHLGDAEESSLGPARNGVPQCEQLESQ
- the KCNG3 gene encoding potassium voltage-gated channel subfamily G member 3 isoform X6, producing the protein MTFGRSGAASVVLNVGGARYSLSRELLKDFPLRRVSRLHGCRSERDVLEVCDDYDRERNEYFFDRHSEAFGFILLYVRGHGKLRFAPRMCELSFYNEMIYWGLEGAHLEYCCQRRLDDRMSDTYTFYSADEPGALGRDEVRPGGAEAAPSRRWLERMRRTFEEPTSSLAAQILASVSVVFVIVSMVVLCASTLPDWRAAAADNRSLDDRSRYSAGPGREPSGIIEAICIGWFTAECIVRFIVSKNKCEFVKRPLNIIDLLAITPYYISVLMTVFTGENSQLQRAGVTLRVLRMMRIFWVIKLARHFIGLQTLGLTLKRCYREMVMLLVFICVAMAIFSALSQLLEHGLDLETSNKDFASIPAACCCGRIVFPVTHLSVHLVTAGLIKSMENTNHLREGKTIANVRLNIVWLDYFSHI
- the KCNG3 gene encoding potassium voltage-gated channel subfamily G member 3 isoform X8, producing MTFGRSGAASVVLNVGGARYSLSRELLKDFPLRRVSRLHGCRSERDVLEVCDDYDRERNEYFFDRHSEAFGFILLYVRGHGKLRFAPRMCELSFYNEMIYWGLEGAHLEYCCQRRLDDRMSDTYTFYSADEPGALGRDEVRPGGAEAAPSRRWLERMRRTFEEPTSSLAAQILASVSVVFVIVSMVVLCASTLPDWRAAAADNRSLDDRSRYSAGPGREPSGIIEAICIGWFTAECIVRFIVSKNKCEFVKRPLNIIDLLAITPYYISVLMTVFTGENSQLQRAGVTLRVLRMMRIFWVIKLARHFIGLQTLGLTLKRCYREMVMLLVFICVAMAIFSALSQLLEHGLDLETSNKDFASIPAACCCGRIVFPVTHLSVHLVTAGLIKSMEEPG